The following nucleotide sequence is from Candidatus Methylomirabilis limnetica.
AGCTTTCAGCGTGTTGCGGAGGCGCCATCTCCATGATACGACGCATGATGCTGCTTGTGGAAGAGCCCTCCACCAACGGGATCGTGACGACCCGTCCACCACGCCTCTCTACCGTCTCGCGGCCAACGACCTCTTCCTTCGCCCAGTCGGCGCCCTTTACCAATACATCGGGCTCAAGCGCTTCGATGACGCAGCGCGGGTCCGGCTCCTCGAAGATCACCACGTAGTCAACCGAGGTGAGGGCCGAGAGCAACTCTGCCCGCTCATCCTGCGAGAGTACAGGCCGCAGTGGCCCCTTGAGAAGCCGAACCGACGCATCACTGTTCAGGCCGACGATCAGCAGGTCACCCAGCGCTCTCGCTTGCTGCAACAAGCGGGTATGTCCCCGGTGGAGCAGATCGAAACAACCATTGGTAAAGACCACACGCTCTCCCAGCGCTCGGCGCTGCCGGACGATGGCATCCAGTTCGCAGAGCGTCCTGATCTTATCGATGCCGACCGTCATTCCGCTTCCTCGACCTTCCCTGGTACATTCGAGAGCAATCCGTCTAGAGCGGCCTGCTCGATCAGTCGCCTCCCCTTTGCAGCATACGGAGCGGATGTCATCAGCCGGATCTCCCCAAGCGGCCCAAAGGTAATCCCCTGAAACCCGCCGACTCGCATAGAACGGAGCCGGCACGGGACACCATAGCGTTGCAGATGCAGGCGGAGGCGTTCCGCCTGCATCTCATCATACGTCGCGTAAATCATCTGTTCAGACATCCGTGACCTATCTGTAACTACTCAAGGTAGATAGACTGAAAGCTGAAGGCTTTTAGGGGTAAGTCGCGTGATCATACAAAACTCCGAAAAGGTCTTGAATCTACTGGGGGTTCATTCCCCGCGGCTTGCCGCAAGTTCGTCATACCGGCGGAAGCCGGTATCCAGAGGGCCCGACTGGATTCCCCCGTATCAAGTACGGGGCAGGCTCGTCAAGCACGGAATGACGGGCCGGAACAGAAGACGATACCCCACAGCTTGCTGCGGGGTAGTTCATTGGCTCGATTCGTGCCTTGCGAGATAATTTAGAACCTTCAGCCTTCAGCCTTCAGCCTAAACGCCTGATTAGTTACGCCTATCTTAGACTGGCGGCCTGCCTGCGCCGAGCGACGCGCGGCAGGCAGGCAGTCCAATCTAACGACATCGGGCAGGGCGGTTTCCCGGAAGAGAGACTGACTCGAGAGGGCGGATCAGCGC
It contains:
- the rfaE2 gene encoding D-glycero-beta-D-manno-heptose 1-phosphate adenylyltransferase yields the protein MTVGIDKIRTLCELDAIVRQRRALGERVVFTNGCFDLLHRGHTRLLQQARALGDLLIVGLNSDASVRLLKGPLRPVLSQDERAELLSALTSVDYVVIFEEPDPRCVIEALEPDVLVKGADWAKEEVVGRETVERRGGRVVTIPLVEGSSTSSIMRRIMEMAPPQHAES